The nucleotide sequence TTTGTAAAATCATCTAATATCAGGTtccttctgctccatttgcttTCCTAAATTCCCAAATGCATCTTTAGCATCTTATTCCTTAGCATCCTATTCTCCTGGCAACAAACCTGTCCTATTATTGGAATTACTTGGGCTTCCTGAAACCACTGAGGATCCCCATTTGCTGAATAAATGTATAAAACCTTATTCCTAGAACCATCTCATCAGATTTCTTCAGTTTCTGGGAATCTTTAAACCCCAGCAATTCTATAaataacagaatcacagaacaagGAGTTTTGGAAAATTCAGACACTGACAAATTCACTCCTCTTCACATTTCAAAGAGCTGTGcagtggtggaaggaaggagagatggGGAGAGGTTGAAAAGCAAAGTTCTGTGAACACTTTTCCCTCTTTAAATGTACATTTTCTaggtaaattttaaaattaaaacaaatggaTGATAAAAAGCTTCCCCTGATGGGTATAAATACTGTGAAGCATTTTCCGaataatttcttgaaaaaacttctttcttttctcataaAGATTCAAACTAAagtgaaaaatactgaatttttgGAAATTTTGACCATTCTGAATTCTTTCTAAATTCTGAATTCTTTCTCCAATACATCACTTCCATTCAAATGAATTTTCTCCCTAAACACACATCAACATTATACAcgtcttcctcctccctctggaCTTTCCCACCCAGGGTTGCCCTGTGAGCTTCCCTGAAGTTTTGCTGGTTATTCAGAGAAGCAGTGGATAAAAGAGGGGACCTTCTGAGGCCCCTGAGATGTTTTGTCACCTACTTGGAGCAGCAGTTCAGCAGCCCCCCATGGCAGGTCCCCGTGGCAGCGAAGGTGGGTGGGCACGCCCCGGCACGGCAGAATTTTCCCTGGCTCCGGCACTCGACGGTGTCAGCAAAAAGAGGGTCTGCAGAACCTGTGGGGAGTGGCAGGAGTTAAAATCTCAGCCTTCTGCCTGAAATGATGAGAGGTAAATGCTCAACAAATTGTGTGTTGTCTTTTTTAGCACGAGGGGCATCCTGAGTGCAGATGCTCCTGGTCCCACCACTGCACCATCCCCAGGGCATCAGATTTTGCCTTTCAGCTGATGGtggctttttcccctcctgtgaACATTCTTCTGCTAACAAACCCTTTTGCTCTTTATAGGAGTTTTTCTTCTTACCTGAAGTAgcctggaagaggaggaggaagacagCGAAGAGCAGGTAGAGGATCTTCATGGCTGTCAGTTGCTTGTGGATTGTGAGGTCCTGCAAAGCACCTGAAAGGCCAATGGTGGCTGGAGCTGGCttgagccagggctgggacagacaCCCAGTATTTATAGGGCCCTTGGGGTTGTGCAAGTGTGACAAGTCAATGAGTAACTGCCATGAACTTTCTGGAGAGGGACTGGACCCCTTATCACAGGTGGCAGTGGATGTGTTGCAATCCCCCAAGGGTGAATTTCCACTTCACGGGTCAGTTATATAATCTGACCATCAGCCAAGCTTGACTGAGCTGCACCAATTTTCATGGCTTTTGGAAACCTCTTCCCAACACAGGTACCAGGATGGGTTGGGGAGACTTGGAAGTCAGTGACCATTGGAGTGGGGACCCAGCTTTGACCCCGGAATCATCACTCACTGACAGTTCATGTAACATTTTGTCTCCATCTCTCCATCCCTGTAGCCAGATGGATGATGTCAAAGGCAGAGGAAAGCATTGGGAAAGACTTGAGGTGATGCAACTGTTCTCTGTCACTTTTTAAACAGATCTCAGGACAGCCTCACCCACTGCAGGGGGCTGACACAAAGCTCTCCCCCTCCTTCAGTCCTCACTTGTATCACAGAATCACGGAATAGCTTGGGCTGGACGGCACACTAAAGATCATCATTTAActccaacacccctgccatgggcagggactcttccactagaacaggttgctccaagcccatccagcctggcattTCATCCCACATCATTCCCACTGCTCTACCTTCAGCCTTAAGGGGCAAATTCTGACCTCTTAGCAGTCAGTTTGTTTGTCCATATTAAAAACCCCAGGAGTTAAGAGTTCTAACGGTCACTAAtacatctcttttcttttaaagggaaTAAACTTCATATACATGCACAAGTTTGTGATGCAATGCCAAATATTTCACCTCTTATTGCCCTTAAAAGTTTGGGAGAATGTGCTGATTCTACAAGAATCATGTCTGACACAATGCTTTGAAGGACAACATCTTCTGGGGCTTCACTTCAGAGCATGATCTCTGTGGCTGTAAATTTTCTTAAAAGGAGATCAATGCAGGAAGGTTCTCATTCACAAAATCTCGGGCTAATAAACAGCTTAAACACTGTCACAGCCCAGGTGTTTCTGCAGTTCCTACCTCTGACATTCTGGTTCAGTGGTTTGCTTCCTTATTACCTCTTTCATTATATTTAACTCGGAGTTAATAGCATTTTTGTTCCAGGAATTGTTCGAAGGATGAAAACATTACCGAGGTATATGTTTAATTTACACAGTAATGGGCCAGATCGAGCAGCTGAGAGGGAGGAAACAAGGTGAGTTTATGCAGCAAAGAACAGCAAGATAAACACTGATTTCCCTCTTCCACTCATAAAATCTAATTAACCAAGAAATGCCAAGTGCctcttttttgttcctctttttttttttctgtacccTTGCCTTGAAAATTGTCTTTTCCTTTGCCAGCAACTCTTCAGCTTTCCCCATTTCTAATGgagaagaaatttaatttgccacccctctcttttctctttagtGGGATACAGAGAGGCAAACGCCTGACCTGCAACACCAGCATgaataaaccaaaaaataaaacccttttgtttttctcaagaCCCTTTGAGATGTGAATTCCCCTCACCTGTCTTTCACACAGACACAACAGTTGGGAATGTTGTGCAAGTGGAAGCACTTATCATAAGACAGCCAAGTGAGGGAGGAGGGGtctttttcccaaataaatCAGAACGTGGCACTGGGGAAGGTTATGATtactttttgttgtttgaaaAAGCTCCACTCACTTCCATGGCTTTATTTCCCCTCCTCTGGAACAGAGTCAATCTATTATTAAAGTTAAATTATACCATTTCATTTATATGGATTGCCATGGCACTCAGATTTTGCTGAAcagcctccttccctgcagaaagagaagagcCCCCTAGGAAACAGGGAAGAAGATTTTTGCAATAAGGGTGgcaaaacactggcacaggtttcccagagagatGGTGAATGCCCCTGGAAACAATCaaggatggggcttggaacaacctggtccagtggaaagtgtccctgcccatggcaggggcttgtaatgagatgagctttaaggtcctttccaacccaaactcttcaaggattccatgattttacGGAAGTGACCAACACTTTGAGCCCTGCTAGCATAGGCAACCTGAAAATGTCACtcagagcaagaggaaaattCCATGACTTTGAGTGCTAACAAAAACAAAGACAGGAGTAAACTGGTTGCTTCAAACTGGGCAAAACTTGTATAAGACAGGCAAGGAGCAGAACAATTAAAGCAACACAGCAGTGACCTGGGGCTGGAACATGGAAGTCTGTGCATGGAACTCTATCCCACAGTACCCAGGGCCAGGATGAAGCCCTGGGGATCTCTGTTGAACATTAACTTCCACACATGAGCTGGGAATTCAAGGAGCTGCAAGTACCTATCCCAGAGAAATCAATCTCTCTAAGAAAAGAGGAGCTGGGGTGACTTTGCAATTCAATTTTCCTGAATtttgccccagcagctcctttccaaAGGTGATATTGCAAGGAAAATCCAAAATGTTGAGTGGGGAAAACCTTAGCAAACAGAATTTCAATCtgattttttcagtcttctgcaagacaggaatttttcttctcttgttccCTCCTTGGGTAACAAACTACCCCCATAATAATTCACAGCAAGCACCATACATGATGTTATATAGGAGGGTTTTGCCTCAGTGTTTTCTCTTATGTGTGACTCATCAGCTAATGGCAAATGAAAAGAAGTCTAAGAACCATTATGCTTTTaggaaaggtttttaaaataggGTACATGTATTTGGATGGTggcaaaatttcattttaccATTGTAAACATAAATATGCCTTCAAAATTTCATAGGCTTGTGGTTATTTAAGAAATCATGCTGATGTTACATTAAAACCAAATGCATGTTAAAACATAATCCAGTATTCTCCTGGATTTCCTAGTGATAGCACAAATCATTATTATTGAATCGTGAAAAgatttgggttgggaaggattttaaagatcatccagttccacctctgccatgggcaggggcaccttccactaccccaggttgctccatcTGGAACagcctggtctaatggaaggtggAACATCCTTGGAACTGTTCAAAACCAAGCTGGATGAGGCTTAGAGGAACCTGGgggagtggaaggtgtccctgcccttggcagagGGTGGAAACTGGATGGTTTTAAGTTTCCTTCCggcccaaaccattctgtgattccatgttTCTACCCTTTCACATCATCCTGCTAAGGGCATGTGGGAGAGGTTTtacagtgacttctgtgagccagagagaagtttggtaagaggatccatgttcaccctgaaagaattttctaccAAGGTCGTTGACAtggaaaccaagaaagaaagaaggataaataagagaaacctgcaactgCCTATTCCAATGAGCACTTTGTTTGTCTCTTGTGACCAATGAGTAAAGTGAAAACTTGTGAGTTTTGTAAGAATGTATAGAAAGCATGCATGCTATAATAAAACCAGTTtgagccttctgaaaatggaatgTGCTGCTTTGTATTGTCTCTGTCTCAACCTCGACAAGAGCAAAATGAGAATGGGAAAATGAGGGCCAAGGTTGCTTCATCCATGAAAATTTACTAGTGGACATCCTCTAATGGATACACTTGGCTTTCACACACAAGTCACTTGTCATTTGAGTGGTTTGTGCCATTTCCCATGGGCTAAATGGGTGCACAGGGCAGGTTTTACCTCTGTTTCTCCATCACTCCTCACTGCACTTGAGTGTTTTAAAAGTCTCCTATTAAAGAAATACCCTAAAATTTTCAGATGAGGAGAAATACAGCAGATGAGTTAATGAATCCTGGTGTGTGAGACATTGGCTGGTGTCACTGAAAGGGCACAAGGGGAGGCCCCTGTACATTTAAGGTtcagggatggtgctgtgctgagctctgggagccTGGTCAATCATTACCTGCCCTTGGCTGCTTTGATCTCAGCTGCTTGTGCCCTCCTGTTGCAATCCAGACACTGAGTCAACATAAAATAGACATTTAAATGACAGCACTGAACACCAGCTGGGAGAATGTACTGTCCTCTGTGCCTCTAAGCTAAAGGGGAATTCCTCTGTGGAGGGGAGGGTGAGAAGGAATAATAATGAGTGTttgagaggaaggaggaaggctgGATCTCCTGTAGGCTGTGGAGAAAAGACTGGTGCTTCTCTGGCCCTGATGAGGAGTTCCCTGAGCTGTCACACAGCCCTAATGCTGCaacttttctcaaaaaataCTGAGACTTCTGTGTGGATGGTATCCTACAAaataagttttaatttttaagagttATTGTACAGCTGATGACGAGCTAAAACACCAGAACTGTCTTCATTAGACAGTGAGCAGGGTCTAAATGCTTCCCTCTGTGCATCATTTAAATGTCCATTCCTGTGGTGTATTGGGTAGTTCTGTTGCCTTTGgcaccatcaccatcatcaaAAACAGAATCATGGAACGCCACTGGTTCTGGTTTGTCACcataatattttatgaaaaatccctttgccaggatttcttctcctgggaagctgggaagcttcacGTTGTCCCTGTTTTGCTactctggaatgtgatttggagaattgtttacccagtattgaattgtttttaattaatggccaatcacagccagctgtgtcagactctcaGAGTCTGTCACGGGTTTTTATCATCATTCTTTTCTAgtcttctgatgtctcctttctccttctttactatagttttagtatataatttcttttaatataatatcataaaacacgaaatcagccttctgagaacatggagtcaaattctctcaccttgtcctggggacccctcacaacaccacaacaTGTGTTAGGTAGGAAGCTGCTAACGCTGCAGCCACAAGAATTGGATTCATATACATTTATATCTATAATCAGTCAGGTCAGCATGGCATTGACCATCTCCCTGTTCTCATCTGTAGTAGACAACTCCCTTGTGCCTGCTACATCCAAGACCACATTACAATTTATTGAGCTGCAGCTAATTCAGGCAGAAGAGTGTGAGCAGTGATTCAGGATGTGACCACTGAAAACTCATCATCTGCAATATTCCATTATTAGAACAGCCCTGGCAGTTTTGTCTTCTTCTAGCCCTGTGCCAAAATTTCCCGGGCTGTTTCCATGATTTGTCCTGGCTAGGAACTATTCCAGCAGGGAGCCTGGAGTGGTCACCTTGGACTGGAAGCCAAAAATTGCACAATATAGGTATGGTCATATGATGTCATCTCAAAACCCAGAGAAAGGCACTGTTATGAGTCCAGAAGCTTTCCAGACTGTATTTGCAACTAATCATTTTATAATTATTACATATTTCAGCTGACAGAACGAGAGGACACtgtctcaagctgtgccaagggaaatataggttggatattagaaaaaagttttttatagaaataatgatcaagttctggaatggtctgctcaggaaggtggtggagtcaccatcctggatatgtttaaaaaaagtctggatgtggcacttggtgccatggtttagttgaggtgttaaGAGCATGGGTTGGACTtcatgatcttgaaggtctcttccaacctaatgattctgtatttctgtaaatTATTCTGGTTTGTCTGGTTTGGCACCAGCTGCAAATGAGCCTTTATAAGATGGTTCATCAATTgtccttctccccttcctcgTGGTTCAGTTGTCTTGAAttcctctgtcctgctgctaGCAATCTTTCTTCTGCTATAAACGACAACCAATAACAATAATTTGTTTGAGATCTAAATATCTGTCTTCTACAAAGGTCAGTGTCCTGATCAAAGTTTGGAATTGTACAGAGCTTCATTCCTGTCTCTGCTTGGATGCCACTGTCCCCAAGAGAAATCACAGTGATTATGGATGTCTAGCTCCCACTCTGTGAGTCAGCCACTGCAGATCTCCACTCATACAGATTTCACACAGTGAGGGATaacactaaaagaaaaaataccacTAATCTAACAAAAAAGTGTGTCCATTCAGTTACGGCTTAAAATATATCACAGGATTGTTTGGTTGGAAAGACCTTAAAGAACATCGAGTTCCACCGCCTGCCataagcagggacaccttccactgtcccaggttgctccaagccccatccagcctggccttggacacttctaaagaacagagaaaaccaGCTACCAGCCAGAGGAGTCACCTGAAATAATTGGATACTTTGATTTACTCAGTTACCTCATTTCTAACCCTCTGTAAAGCAGCCCACAACTTCAAAGGTCAATATCAGGGACAAAACCCAGTTGTGCAAGCCATGACATCATCAAGCACGTCACCAATTCCCAATGAGCCAATCAGGGCATTGTGTAatgcaggggacagagctgggagtggAGTTTGCTTTCTCCCACCCAATAGGCCACATCTGCTGGGGACCAGAAGTGGCAGTGCCTGGCTCTTCATTTGTTCCTACATCCCCCAGTTGTTTGCTTCCCAGGTTCTAGTTTAAATTTCAGttaatgttttttcttgaaaCACTTTTTCCTGCATTTAGTTTTTCCTGTAACTATACCTTTTGTGGATTGAAAAAACTTCATAGATGACTATGTAATTTCTTAGGGGTCATAGAGACAAAACTCTGAGCATTTCCTTGATATCTGATACCCTTTAAATATCTCCTTGAGATAAgcatgagggtggtgaggctctgacacaggttgcccagagaagctgtgggtgtcccctccctggaagtgtccaaggccaggctggacagggcttggagcaacctgggatagtggaaggtgtccctgccatggcacaggatggaactggatgatctttcaggtcctgtccaacccaaaacatttcatTCTGTGGTCTATCAGATGAACTTCTGGGACCACCATACTTTCCACCTCTCTTTTTACTTCATCTCTTTCATTCCATCTCTTTTATTTAATCTCTCCATTCACAGATATTTTTCCCCACCACACTGGTCTCCGTGCTGTGGGATGAGGTTtgctccagcctcagctgggagcagggctgacaTTGCAGCAGCTGTACAATTCCAGCATGGAAGAATCCCTCAAAAAACAGGGAAGACACAGAGTGGTTAATTTTTTATCTCCCTTCCTCACAGACATGTTGACATGGCATAAAACATCCTGACTCTCATCTGTTGAAGTTTACAAAATGTTCAAGATGATTTTCAATGACCCCAAGCCCCCTCTGTGCAGAGGTCTCCACAGAGCCACACAGGGCCAAtagctcctgctcccctgtgcATGACTTTCCTGGGAAACCACGTcttgagcagcagcacctcgCCCCCTCCTTCAAGGAAGGGATTCCTCCTGGGTAATGAGCCACACACTTCTAGGAAACTTTGGAAAGGCCAAGATTTCCTAACAGCATTTTGGGCTACATTTCTCAAGTCATCTGCACATTTTCACTCCCACGCCTTTGCTGGGGGTGTAAAACAGAGTTTAACCCCCCTTTCACCCCCATCTCCAGCCCTCCAGAGGGGCAGTGGGCTGAGTTTGTGGGTGTGGGTgcagaggtcctttccagcccaaagcatTTTGTGATTCTGAGGCAGCAAGGGTGGCTGGCCGCATCCATACTGTTAAATTCCTTCAGCTTCAGGAGCAGGTGGCTGGATTAAAACTATCTACAGGGAGCGGCTCCTAGCCCATACCATGGATTTGTGACAGTTCTGGGCTCAAACTGAGCCAGTTTAGCTGATATTACAGAGCCAGGCCCTGTACCTCTGTCCCTACACTGTTTTAATGCCAACATGGACATGGTGCTGCTCCAAGACATTTTGTGATGGATGTTCTCACAGGAGAGGGTAGACAGAGCctttcctgccctccttcccctccactcactcctcctgccccaggacaCTCAGCAGTTCTGCTGGTTCATTGTTTGGACCAAAGCTGTTGCAATCACACCACAAGTAAGTGAAATCTCCATCTTTTACCCTAAAATCTAATTGGCATTTCAGATTACAGCAGTTCTGTGTTTAATGAGCCATTTCCACCATGTAAAGGACAGGTCGTGTGCAGTGATTCAGTGGCGAGAACAGTTTTGGTCACAGGGATATGATATAAAAtctcagaggaaggaaagaagtggcggaaggaaggaagaaagtggcggaaggaagtggcggaaggaagtggcggaaggaagtggcggaaggaagtggcggaaggaagtggcggaaggaagtggcggaagtggcggaagtggcgggaagtggcggaaggaagtggcggaaggaagtggcggaaggaagtggcggaaggaagtggcggaaggaagtggcggaaggaagtggcggaaggaagtggcggaaggaacagtggcggaaggaaggacagtggcggaaggaaggaagtggcggaaggaagagaagaggatcggcaggaaggaaggaaggaaaggaaggaaggaaggaaaggaaggaaggaaggaaggaaggaaggaaggaaggacggaaggaaggaaggaaggaagggaaggaaggaaggacaggaaggcaaggaaggaaggcaaggaaggaaggaaggaaggaaggacaggaaggaaggaaggaaggaaggaaggaaggaaggcgagaaggaaggaaggaaggaaggaaggaggaaggaaggaaggaaggagagaaggaaaggaaggaaggaaggaaggaaggaaggaaggaagggaaggaaggaaggaaggaaggaagggaaggaaggaaggaaggaaggaaggaaggaaggaaggaaggaaggaaggagaggaaggaaggaaggaaggaaggaaggaaggaaggaaggaaggaaggaaggaaggaaggaaggaatccCATTTGCAGACAGCTCCTGTTCTTACATCAGGACGAAATTCCAGAGAAAAGTTCAGGCAAAGGAAGGACATTTGGTTGATTTTCCATGCTCAAAAGTCTAAGAGCTATATTACTTCTCTATCAAGTTTGGGAGATGGGGAATGATATGCTGAGCAGGGCCATCTGCTCCAGCCTCATCTTGCCATTTTCTTCCTTGGGAAAAATTCCCATCGTGACTTTTTCACAAAATATAAGGCATAAAAAGTGTCTAACACACTTCTGGGGCTTTAAAAAGCTAATAGACTGTGAAAGAGCAAGGAATGGAAATTAGGATGATGGACACTTACAAACTGATGAGCTCTGGCTTGTATTCATTTagatattatttattttaaaattctactcTTGATTTCATCTCACTGCCAGTGTTGGTGTCTGCTCACAAGGGTGGTCCCTGTGCTTTGTCAAAGTTTTCTTGGAATTTGTTCTAATATTCACCCAGATCCTAAGACAACAACCTGAAAATCACTCATGAGTACATCCTGAGTCTGCACCTggcaaaacagctgaaaaaatagaaaaaaaaaaaaaagagcttacaagaaattaattatgAATTAAGGTCTGGAATCTGATGACAAAGAAGTTTGACAACTTCTAGGCTTGGGTATTGCAACAGAGATAGAGATAAGAAATTGCTTTGAgccttttttattgttgtttccCCCTGAAACAAACccaaggaaatatttctctctTGAAGATTCTTAGCTGATAACCCATCCCATACTGGTTTACGGCCTGATTTTAAAGATAACAGTGTACAAGTTGAAAACCCTTCTGCCTCCTGATTGCAGAGAAAGATAAATATCAACCACATGCTGTCAACAAAATGTACATTGGGAAAGAAATTTCCCAGTGTCACAACCTGGGTTATTTTCCCCTAAATCCATTACCCCTGAGTACTTCTGTTATATATTTTCCCTTGCTCAATTTATGAAGTTCCCTGAAGTCAatgtgtcttttaaatacctgaaATAAAATTGCCAAAACCCAACTCCTTGGAGTTTTTTCCCATGCCGTTGCTGaagatatttataaaaattcatCCCCACATGGAAGACTGAGCAATCACTGCCGACACCCCCATCCTGCTGCGCACTAAGGCAGGAGGGAGATGTAGATGTAAACAGGGAAGGGATGAGACCACCAGGGACAGGCTTGGCCAGAAGAAACGGGAGACACAAAGTCTgttagaatcacagaattactgaattatttaggttggaaaagagctcccagaccactgagtccaacctgtgaccaatccccaccttgtcagAGCACTAAGTGCCTGCCACGTCCAGTAATTCcatggacacttccagggatggaaactccaccacctccctggacagccccTTCCAACtcctgagcaccctttccatgaagaaattcttcctggtgTCTAAATGTGAATAGGTTCCTCCATCACTTCTCCAGCAGTCACTTCATTGATTGGTTCAAGTGCTGAGGTAATAAAGGctaaagatctttttttttggcatggaCTGAGCCTCCCTCCACAAACAGGAGGACctacaggttgcccagagagggtgtggaatctccctccctcactggagatattccagagctgtctggacacaatcctgtgcaatGTCTTCTAGGATGagcctgcttgagcagggaggttgggcCAAATGACCTCCAGGGATGCCTTCCAACCTTatccattctgtgtttctgtggtcTTTATCCTTAGGAAGGTCCAGCAGACCAAAACCAACCTTCCCTTGGTCACTCTAGGGGAGATGTGACCTTGTCCTCAACTTGGACACTGAGGGTTAAACCAGCAGGgtggagagaaatgaaaacaaaacttcagcTTCCAAAACAGTCATGGGGTCATTCTAGAAGGAAGCCTGGTGACGCAAGAGTGACACTGTTGCTtatacagacagaaaaaaaagcacaaccaaaacaaaccaaccttGCTTCCTGACAAAATACAGTTCAAGTTTCtacagaaaaacatttccacCAGACACAAAAAGTCCAGAATTGAACCCAATCTGTCCCTGTGTGAAGGAGTGCCAGCTTCAGGTTTCACATCCTCCTCTGGTCAAGCTACTTCTAAGTCAATATTCAGAGTAAAGTACTTTGTGTAGAAGACCTTGATAGGGCTGATCACCATTCTCTGAGAAGCggattttcactggaaaataaagttATATAGGAAAGAGAATTCATAACAGGAATTTACAGCAATATGGAATATTTTAAGGTTTTCTCCCTCACATTTCCACATTTGATACAGCCTCAAATATTTCCTTGTTTATGCAAGACAGAGTATTTTAACTGGAAACATTTGAAGAGTCTCAAGACAATGAAATAATCTTGGTTATTAAGTAGCTCATGACAACTTTCCTTGAATGGGAGACACAAGTTCTACTCTCTGTTGAAGTGTCCCTTTGATTAAACCTAATCACCAGGCTCTTCATAGAATCAtcaaatggtttgggttgaaaggggaCCTTGAAGATCCTCTTGTTCCAATCCCCcatcatgggcagggacaccttccctaGATTGTGACTCAAAATGctcctgatttaaaaaaaaaggctttcagAAGTCTTAAGAGTTTGGCCCTTTGAAAAGTGAGAATACTTGTAAactcagcatttttttaatgaaatgtaaAACTGTTCCTGTTGCCCGCAGTGAAAATACTTCTGATGGGAAATCTGCAGGAATAATGCTTCCTACCAGATATCCTTTCTAGAGAGTGCCAGTTGTCCCAGCTACAGCATTTTGAAACATTTGGAGTACTATTGGGGTACTATCTGGGGCTTTTTCATCTGTGGAAGatttacaaaaagaa is from Serinus canaria isolate serCan28SL12 chromosome 3, serCan2020, whole genome shotgun sequence and encodes:
- the LOC115485008 gene encoding gallinacin-10-like, with translation MKILYLLFAVFLLLFQATSGSADPLFADTVECRSQGKFCRAGACPPTFAATGTCHGGLLNCCSK